A genome region from Alkalimarinus coralli includes the following:
- a CDS encoding DUF4123 domain-containing protein gives MMTPSYEAIDRLQLQSFAVEQRDQHLYAVIEGAKAPEGYKTTGALVYTLEEMPTVYPLFLSPDTEQNNTEWLDLSPWLVEVAPDSPLFEWLIENASCHPYILFWSPHPIGQVKPYLVNMLKTQSPAGNTLFFRYYDPAVFNMLIEHTPDDLICSRLGHVSAMATYNEYAPPTQSTWHLRQIGLAQQDHKLPLPVALTATEWQAIAELRRKISIRQLTGYLNRNYPDHLSGVEPDTLQQFVIGAIEQGESYGYKTQGELEQWLDLQLYFGDTLVGNPRYPWAKKIMDNKNLTATEKLNRLNLYLDQYQARSAE, from the coding sequence ATGATGACCCCCTCCTATGAAGCCATTGATAGGCTCCAACTTCAATCGTTCGCTGTTGAGCAACGAGACCAACACCTTTACGCGGTTATTGAAGGTGCCAAAGCCCCAGAGGGCTATAAAACCACCGGTGCACTGGTTTACACGTTGGAAGAGATGCCAACGGTCTACCCCTTGTTTTTGAGCCCGGATACTGAACAAAACAACACTGAGTGGCTCGATCTATCCCCATGGCTTGTTGAAGTAGCACCTGATAGCCCGTTATTTGAGTGGTTAATAGAGAATGCGAGCTGTCACCCCTATATCTTATTCTGGTCACCACACCCCATAGGACAGGTTAAGCCCTATCTGGTTAATATGTTGAAAACGCAATCTCCAGCAGGTAACACGCTGTTTTTTCGTTACTATGATCCTGCCGTTTTCAATATGCTTATCGAGCATACGCCGGATGACCTTATCTGCAGTCGGTTAGGCCATGTCTCTGCAATGGCCACCTATAACGAGTATGCCCCACCCACCCAGTCCACATGGCATCTGCGCCAAATAGGCCTGGCGCAGCAAGATCATAAACTGCCCTTGCCGGTTGCACTAACCGCAACAGAGTGGCAAGCGATAGCAGAACTTAGGCGAAAAATAAGCATTAGGCAGTTGACCGGATACCTCAATCGCAACTATCCCGACCATTTGTCGGGTGTTGAGCCTGACACGCTACAACAATTCGTTATTGGTGCCATTGAGCAGGGCGAATCCTACGGTTATAAAACTCAGGGTGAACTGGAACAGTGGCTTGATTTGCAACTATATTTTGGTGACACATTGGTAGGTAACCCCCGTTATCCGTGGGCGAAAAAAATCATGGATAATAAAAACCTAACGGCCACTGAAAAGCTGAACAGGCTTAATTTGTACTTGGATCAATATCAGGCAAGGAGTGCCGAATGA
- a CDS encoding formylglycine-generating enzyme family protein, whose amino-acid sequence MTQFKQTLAIILALSPLLAACQAPPDESNALEADIQRVVQQSINNMVFVEGGSFMMGDFGKLERNSDGSQFLAHWSTDKDDDYMHKVTLDSFSINKYEVTWEEFDTFSKDTNRPIFMDGKWFHQPEIPAYFPNWYDAKAYCDWLAEKSNLAFDLPTEAQWEYAARSRGRNVPFATNDGMIDFKGSNIKGFNVSQDEPVRGDYYPPNPLGLHHMSGNVSEYVKDWYAEDYYQNSPEINPQGPTTGQKKVVRGGSNASSSRFNLAIRRHSIEPDKTEYIGLRCIINNPKKLP is encoded by the coding sequence ATGACTCAATTTAAACAAACACTTGCGATTATTCTCGCACTATCCCCGTTACTCGCTGCCTGTCAGGCCCCGCCTGACGAGAGCAATGCCCTTGAAGCTGACATTCAGCGGGTTGTGCAGCAATCCATCAACAATATGGTCTTTGTTGAAGGCGGAAGTTTTATGATGGGGGATTTTGGCAAACTGGAGCGCAATAGCGATGGAAGTCAGTTCCTGGCACATTGGAGCACCGACAAAGACGACGACTATATGCACAAAGTCACCCTCGATAGCTTCTCTATCAACAAATACGAAGTCACCTGGGAGGAGTTTGATACGTTTAGCAAAGATACCAACCGACCTATTTTTATGGACGGGAAGTGGTTCCACCAACCTGAAATCCCGGCCTATTTCCCCAACTGGTATGATGCCAAAGCTTATTGTGACTGGTTAGCCGAGAAAAGTAATTTGGCCTTCGATTTACCCACCGAAGCCCAATGGGAATATGCCGCCCGCAGTCGCGGACGAAACGTTCCGTTTGCCACCAATGACGGTATGATTGATTTTAAAGGCTCTAACATAAAGGGTTTCAACGTTTCTCAAGACGAGCCTGTAAGGGGTGATTACTACCCCCCCAATCCACTTGGTTTGCACCATATGTCGGGCAATGTATCTGAGTATGTAAAAGATTGGTACGCAGAAGACTATTACCAAAACTCCCCCGAAATAAACCCCCAAGGGCCGACAACAGGGCAAAAGAAGGTTGTCAGAGGCGGCAGTAATGCCTCTTCAAGCCGGTTTAATTTAGCAATTAGACGCCACTCTATAGAGCCTGACAAAACGGAATATATTGGACTTCGCTGTATTATCAATAACCCAAAAAAGTTGCCATAG
- a CDS encoding formylglycine-generating enzyme family protein encodes MSGNVAEYVKDWYAEDYYQNSPEINPQGPKTGQKKVIRGGSYDSSSRFNLAIRRHSMEPDKEGYIGLRCVINNPQELP; translated from the coding sequence ATGTCGGGTAATGTAGCCGAGTATGTTAAAGATTGGTACGCAGAAGACTATTACCAAAACTCCCCCGAAATAAACCCCCAAGGACCTAAAACCGGGCAAAAGAAGGTGATTCGGGGTGGGAGTTATGACTCTTCTAGCCGATTTAATCTAGCAATTAGGCGCCACTCTATGGAGCCTGATAAGGAGGGCTATATTGGGCTTCGCTGTGTTATCAATAACCCGCAAGAGTTGCCATAG
- a CDS encoding formylglycine-generating enzyme family protein: MTQFKQTLPIILALSPLLAACQAPPDENSALEADIQRVVQQSINNMVFVEGGSFMMGDFGKLERNSDGSQFLAHWSTDKDDDYMHKVTLDSFSINKYEVTWEEFDTFSKATGRIIYDEGLWFHKPEVPAFIPNWYDAKAYCDWLAEKSNLTFDLPTEAQWEYAARSRGRNVPFATNDGTIDYHGSNISGWNDNPAHAMVGDYYPPQSAWPPSYVG, encoded by the coding sequence ATGACTCAATTTAAACAAACACTCCCGATTATTCTCGCACTATCCCCGTTACTCGCTGCCTGCCAGGCCCCGCCTGACGAGAACAGTGCCCTTGAAGCTGACATTCAGCGTGTTGTGCAGCAATCCATCAATAATATGGTCTTTGTTGAAGGCGGGAGCTTTATGATGGGGGATTTTGGCAAACTGGAGCGCAATAGCGATGGAAGTCAGTTCCTGGCACATTGGAGCACCGACAAAGACGACGACTATATGCACAAAGTCACCCTCGATAGCTTCTCTATCAACAAATACGAAGTCACCTGGGAGGAGTTTGATACGTTTAGTAAGGCTACAGGCCGAATAATATATGATGAGGGCTTGTGGTTTCACAAACCTGAAGTACCTGCTTTTATACCCAACTGGTATGACGCTAAAGCCTATTGTGACTGGTTAGCCGAGAAAAGTAATTTGACCTTCGATTTACCCACCGAAGCCCAATGGGAATATGCCGCCCGCAGTCGCGGGCGAAACGTTCCGTTTGCCACCAATGACGGTACGATCGATTATCATGGCTCTAATATCAGCGGCTGGAACGATAACCCAGCACATGCCATGGTGGGGGACTACTACCCCCCCCAATCCGCTTGGCCTCCATCATATGTCGGGTAA
- a CDS encoding AraC family transcriptional regulator: MINNTTAITQEQPSTIASWAKVVCNAIDAREVDSVKLLALADISPELLNNPEGRIPVSKMSRLWTLAVEATGDEAFGLSIPGFVQPTTFHALGFSLMVSASLRDAWQRTQRYYQVVSDVLDIKIKDGCSESALCYVRIPGKAYAKEAIDAFVATMVRLSDDITANSAIPTKILLERKKPVQNRQFEALFPCDVYFEAGCNEIYYKNEDLDQPLPTANLAIALKNDEVVQNYLSSLLNQSLVKQVTEKIIALMAMGEPSQELIAKELNISSRQLQRKLKDESSSFRGLLENVRKDFAKNYLAQSQQSIIEIAYQLGFQDPSNFTRAFKRWFGVSPSTFRKQHHSHL; this comes from the coding sequence ATGATTAACAACACCACCGCCATCACGCAAGAACAGCCATCAACTATCGCCTCATGGGCTAAAGTGGTGTGCAACGCAATTGATGCCAGAGAGGTCGACAGTGTCAAATTGCTAGCCCTTGCAGATATTTCCCCTGAGCTACTCAATAACCCTGAAGGGCGTATACCGGTATCAAAGATGAGCCGGCTCTGGACGCTAGCGGTAGAGGCAACAGGAGATGAGGCATTCGGCCTCAGCATTCCCGGCTTTGTACAGCCCACCACCTTTCATGCATTGGGTTTTTCATTAATGGTCAGCGCATCGTTGCGGGATGCCTGGCAACGAACCCAACGCTACTATCAGGTCGTCAGTGACGTGTTGGATATCAAGATTAAGGATGGCTGTAGCGAATCTGCTTTATGCTACGTTCGAATACCAGGAAAGGCGTATGCCAAAGAAGCAATAGACGCGTTCGTTGCCACAATGGTTCGGCTTTCTGACGACATTACCGCAAACAGCGCTATACCCACAAAGATTCTACTTGAGAGAAAAAAACCGGTTCAGAACCGCCAGTTCGAGGCATTGTTTCCTTGCGATGTGTATTTTGAAGCAGGCTGCAATGAAATTTACTACAAAAATGAGGATCTTGATCAACCTCTGCCCACAGCCAATCTGGCTATTGCGCTTAAAAACGACGAAGTCGTACAGAACTATTTATCCAGCCTCTTGAACCAGTCCCTTGTAAAACAGGTCACAGAGAAAATCATTGCTCTAATGGCCATGGGAGAACCCAGTCAGGAGTTGATAGCCAAGGAATTAAATATCAGTAGCCGTCAGCTACAGCGAAAGCTTAAAGACGAATCGTCTTCGTTTAGAGGTCTACTGGAAAATGTCAGAAAGGATTTTGCCAAGAACTATCTCGCCCAGTCTCAGCAGTCAATCATCGAAATTGCTTATCAACTGGGTTTTCAAGACCCCAGCAACTTTACCCGTGCATTTAAACGCTGGTTTGGCGTATCCCCTTCCACATTTAGAAAGCAACATCACTCTCATTTGTGA
- a CDS encoding alkyl/aryl-sulfatase, whose protein sequence is MTKREEGSNIQGHTTPTSVTTRANHAVLSQRPFSNRSDFEDASRGLIAQDNDLRTKDSEGNIVWDMSAYNFIDYKGADGGAPDSVNPSLWRQASLNNIHGLFQVSEGIYQLRGYDLANMTIIEGDTGWIIVDPLTAKETADKALKFAQKHLGIKPVKAIIYTHSHIDHFGGIEGIVHNLSETEQKQLRIVAPAGFMEEATSENIVAGIAMGRRASYMYGRELARNTRGHIGTGLGKGPAFGRFALLAPTETVFETGTKLNIDGVPFEFQYVPGSEAPAEMTFYLPEHKAFCGAELLSRNMHNLYTLRGAKVRYANLWSDYIIQSREMFAESEVYFASHHWPMWGKDNIRDFLTQQSDTYKYIHDQSVRLFNQGYTPNEVAEAIRLPASLNTAFHNQGYYGTVKHNAKAVYQAYLGWYTGNPAQLDPLPEAQAATRYMDMMGGVDTVVTKAQAAFDEAGGASVEEGTKTYRWIAELLNHAVFADPDNVAAKQLLANVYDQLGYQAESAPWRDVYLSAANELRHGAPEKGIDVAVMEGVLTKTPVVNFFDSMAVSLNGPKAEGKQLSVKIAFTDLNESHLLWINNAVLRHKKVAADTPADATLKLTQPLLVDIIIGKAGLKSLLFDDDLSLEGSRLDLIEFFGLLDRPDGAFNIVTP, encoded by the coding sequence GTGACTAAAAGGGAGGAAGGTAGCAATATCCAAGGCCATACAACCCCCACTTCGGTGACGACTCGTGCTAATCACGCAGTGTTAAGCCAGCGCCCTTTTAGCAACCGGTCTGATTTTGAAGATGCGAGTCGAGGTTTGATTGCCCAAGACAATGATTTAAGGACGAAAGACTCGGAAGGCAATATCGTATGGGATATGTCGGCTTATAATTTTATTGATTATAAGGGGGCTGATGGTGGCGCACCGGACAGTGTGAACCCCAGCTTATGGCGGCAGGCATCGCTCAATAATATTCATGGCTTATTTCAAGTGAGTGAAGGTATATACCAGCTACGAGGTTATGATCTTGCCAATATGACGATCATTGAGGGCGATACAGGCTGGATAATTGTTGACCCCCTCACAGCCAAAGAAACAGCCGATAAAGCACTAAAGTTCGCACAAAAACACCTTGGCATTAAGCCTGTTAAGGCCATTATTTATACCCATAGCCATATCGATCACTTTGGTGGCATAGAAGGGATAGTGCATAACTTGAGTGAAACAGAGCAGAAACAGCTGCGCATTGTTGCCCCTGCGGGCTTTATGGAAGAAGCGACCAGTGAAAACATTGTTGCAGGTATTGCCATGGGGCGGCGTGCTTCGTATATGTACGGCCGTGAGTTAGCCCGAAATACGCGGGGCCATATTGGAACAGGGCTGGGCAAGGGGCCTGCCTTTGGTCGTTTTGCGCTGCTTGCTCCTACTGAAACGGTGTTTGAAACCGGTACTAAGCTGAATATCGACGGTGTTCCATTTGAGTTTCAGTATGTTCCGGGCTCTGAAGCACCGGCTGAGATGACGTTCTATCTGCCCGAACATAAAGCGTTTTGTGGTGCTGAGTTACTCTCTCGCAATATGCACAATCTGTATACCTTAAGGGGCGCTAAAGTTCGTTATGCTAACCTTTGGAGTGACTATATTATTCAGTCCAGAGAAATGTTTGCAGAAAGCGAAGTGTATTTTGCAAGCCATCACTGGCCTATGTGGGGCAAAGACAATATACGCGACTTTTTGACCCAGCAAAGCGACACATATAAATATATACATGACCAAAGTGTGCGATTGTTCAACCAGGGATATACGCCAAACGAAGTGGCTGAAGCGATTCGCCTGCCTGCGAGCCTGAATACCGCATTCCATAATCAGGGCTATTACGGAACCGTTAAACATAATGCAAAAGCGGTGTATCAGGCTTACTTGGGCTGGTATACCGGAAACCCAGCCCAGCTAGACCCGCTGCCAGAAGCCCAAGCGGCAACCCGTTATATGGACATGATGGGTGGGGTCGATACGGTAGTAACAAAAGCACAGGCGGCGTTTGATGAAGCGGGGGGCGCGTCTGTTGAAGAGGGAACCAAAACCTATCGATGGATAGCGGAGTTACTTAACCATGCAGTGTTTGCTGACCCTGATAATGTGGCGGCAAAACAGTTATTGGCTAACGTTTATGATCAGCTGGGATATCAGGCTGAGTCAGCCCCCTGGCGAGATGTGTATCTTTCGGCGGCTAACGAATTGCGGCATGGCGCGCCTGAAAAAGGTATAGACGTCGCGGTAATGGAAGGGGTGTTGACAAAAACACCGGTAGTCAACTTCTTTGACTCGATGGCGGTTAGCCTGAACGGGCCTAAGGCTGAAGGAAAGCAACTTTCAGTCAAGATAGCGTTTACCGATTTAAATGAAAGCCACTTGTTATGGATTAACAATGCTGTGCTCAGGCACAAGAAAGTGGCCGCGGACACACCGGCTGATGCGACACTTAAGCTCACCCAGCCTTTATTAGTCGATATTATTATCGGTAAAGCGGGGTTAAAATCGTTATTGTTTGATGATGACCTATCGCTGGAAGGAAGCCGGTTGGACTTGATTGAGTTCTTTGGCTTGCTGGATCGTCCTGATGGGGCATTTAATATCGTAACCCCCTAG
- a CDS encoding HD-GYP domain-containing protein, giving the protein MKKRISIKNLQVGMYITDMNNDWIPHNNFKRKGFIRSEEVIDKISKLGITELYIDTEKGTDHQDAIPIDEIEKDNQRKLDKAGELKPHNKPTIALADEMVTASKIHNEAIGLVNNVMDNVKLGQAIDISSIDELADNMLGSIFRNHHALTCLGCIRNKDSYLMEHSVNLSVLMSVYCRSMSMDKETMHQTMVGALLHDIGKVMVPDEILHKPGRLTDSEFTEMKHHVVYGRDMLKGMEGVSELSLTTMAQHHERIDGSGYPDGLKGNEISQHGKMVAIVDVYDAITADRCYHKGMTPNMGIKKLLEWSDSHLDRALVNHFIRCIGIYPVGSLVLLESGRLGAVIESNEFDQRLPTLRVMYHTKFRSYIKTEVLNLAQPKVQDRIVKAVDPADYQIPVKDFL; this is encoded by the coding sequence ATGAAAAAGCGCATTTCTATAAAGAACCTCCAGGTCGGCATGTATATCACTGATATGAATAATGACTGGATTCCCCACAATAACTTCAAAAGAAAGGGGTTTATTCGTAGCGAGGAGGTCATCGACAAAATCAGTAAGCTGGGTATTACTGAGCTTTATATCGATACCGAAAAAGGAACAGACCATCAGGATGCGATCCCGATAGATGAAATAGAAAAGGACAACCAGCGCAAGCTCGATAAAGCCGGGGAACTTAAGCCTCATAACAAGCCTACCATTGCGCTGGCCGACGAGATGGTGACGGCATCTAAAATCCACAACGAAGCCATTGGCCTGGTCAACAACGTAATGGATAACGTAAAACTGGGCCAGGCAATAGATATCAGCTCAATCGATGAGCTGGCTGACAACATGCTCGGCTCGATTTTTCGCAACCATCATGCGTTGACATGCCTGGGCTGCATTAGAAATAAAGACTCTTACCTGATGGAGCACTCGGTTAACCTCAGCGTATTGATGTCTGTCTACTGCCGTTCAATGAGCATGGATAAAGAGACCATGCACCAAACCATGGTTGGGGCGCTGCTGCATGATATTGGCAAGGTGATGGTTCCTGACGAGATCCTCCATAAACCGGGCCGCTTGACCGACAGCGAGTTCACCGAAATGAAACATCACGTTGTTTATGGCCGCGATATGTTAAAGGGAATGGAGGGGGTATCAGAGCTGTCCCTGACAACGATGGCTCAGCACCATGAACGTATTGATGGGTCAGGCTATCCTGATGGCTTAAAAGGCAATGAAATCTCCCAGCATGGAAAAATGGTCGCCATTGTTGATGTTTACGATGCCATTACCGCAGACCGTTGCTACCACAAAGGGATGACCCCCAACATGGGGATAAAAAAACTGCTGGAGTGGAGCGATAGTCATTTGGATAGAGCGCTGGTTAACCACTTTATTCGCTGTATTGGTATTTATCCGGTGGGCTCTCTGGTTTTGCTGGAGAGCGGGCGCCTCGGGGCAGTCATTGAGTCCAATGAATTCGACCAGCGCTTACCCACTTTGCGAGTGATGTATCACACCAAATTCAGGTCTTATATAAAAACTGAAGTCTTGAACCTTGCTCAACCAAAGGTACAAGACCGGATCGTAAAAGCAGTTGACCCGGCTGATTATCAAATCCCGGTTAAGGACTTTTTATAA
- a CDS encoding serine hydrolase domain-containing protein: MKKVLKKVLNTIDVPSDLDSVISIDHNSEVPPESVDISEKGAEEIWQSVLNLYKTGTQPAIELCLRRKGKVVFNRSVGHVRGNGPLDTEYTPKTVATPDTPICLFSASKAVTALLVHMLAEDGSINLLDPVSYYNPEFAQNGKKNITIHQILSHRGGIPGIPPNTPIDVLWNNDEIWRLLCQAKPISVDGDHLAYHAITGGYVLERVIQTVTGKSIQEFLDEKIRQPMGMKYFTYGVEEKTLPVLAENYMTGPKLGFPVSWVVKRALGGDVDTIGQVINDPRFQEAVIPAGNLASTAEEISRFFQMMRNGGEWEGKRICDPLTIKRSIQEYGSLQIDRTMMMPMRYSAGMMLGGNPVGIWGPMSGSAYGHIGLINKMCWVDEARDISCSLLTTGISFVGHHIPSLVMFVNAVAKNCGRITQDEKAGVFA, translated from the coding sequence ATGAAAAAAGTGCTAAAAAAAGTACTCAACACCATAGATGTTCCAAGCGATCTGGATTCTGTCATATCTATTGATCATAACAGTGAAGTGCCCCCAGAGTCGGTAGATATCAGTGAAAAAGGTGCTGAAGAAATATGGCAGTCTGTCCTGAATCTTTATAAAACAGGTACACAGCCAGCCATTGAGTTGTGTCTAAGGCGTAAAGGAAAGGTTGTTTTTAACCGGTCAGTTGGGCATGTTCGCGGCAATGGCCCGCTGGATACCGAGTACACGCCTAAAACCGTCGCAACACCGGATACGCCGATCTGTCTTTTTTCTGCCTCAAAAGCAGTCACCGCATTGCTGGTTCATATGCTGGCAGAAGACGGCAGCATAAATCTGCTTGACCCCGTGAGCTACTATAACCCTGAGTTTGCTCAGAACGGCAAAAAGAATATTACCATTCACCAGATACTTTCTCACCGTGGCGGCATTCCCGGTATTCCACCCAATACGCCGATTGATGTGTTGTGGAATAACGACGAGATCTGGCGACTGCTCTGCCAAGCAAAACCCATATCGGTTGATGGTGACCACCTGGCGTACCATGCGATTACCGGTGGTTATGTGTTGGAGCGAGTGATTCAAACCGTTACAGGCAAATCAATACAAGAATTTTTGGATGAAAAAATCCGTCAACCGATGGGGATGAAGTATTTCACCTATGGTGTTGAAGAAAAGACCCTGCCTGTTCTGGCTGAAAACTACATGACAGGGCCAAAACTGGGGTTCCCGGTTTCCTGGGTTGTTAAGCGCGCGTTGGGGGGGGATGTTGATACTATCGGGCAGGTGATAAACGACCCTCGTTTTCAAGAGGCCGTTATCCCGGCCGGTAACCTGGCGTCAACGGCTGAAGAAATTTCCCGTTTTTTCCAGATGATGAGAAATGGCGGCGAGTGGGAAGGAAAACGTATTTGTGACCCGTTAACGATTAAGCGCTCTATTCAGGAGTATGGCTCGTTACAGATAGATAGAACCATGATGATGCCCATGCGCTATAGTGCTGGCATGATGCTGGGTGGTAATCCGGTGGGCATTTGGGGGCCGATGAGTGGCTCTGCCTATGGACATATTGGGCTGATCAATAAAATGTGCTGGGTTGATGAGGCAAGAGATATCTCCTGCTCACTACTCACAACGGGCATCTCGTTTGTTGGCCACCATATTCCGAGTTTGGTAATGTTTGTTAATGCGGTTGCCAAGAACTGTGGTCGTATCACTCAGGATGAGAAAGCGGGCGTATTTGCTTAG
- a CDS encoding IS1182 family transposase: MGRQYKKTHSRDQGDLFPSHMDDYVHERHPIRALDAYVECLDLGKLGYQHTLENKVNSGQPAYPPGALLKLYLYGYLNRIKSSRRLEQECHRNIEVMWLVQGLKPSYKTIANFRSQNRRAIRETHKEFILFCKKLSLFGGQCIAIDGSFFKGSASRKSFTTTTGLKKKLKKLEAHIEQWQNELDQQDAQEKEEENKPSDIELEKVLQQLEDWKKEKQDKESELKRLEKSKKTQESSTDKDARLLNKGTQKVSGYSVQIAVDNKHHLIVCEEVTTEPNDLKQLHPMSLKAKKILNSDELEVLADAGYYSGAHIAKCVKDKITPYVPKPKTGGKGKKGRYTKDQFIYDARKNHYVCPAGESLNQRGSPRTQNGQVFHRFSASETVCKSCPQKASCLGEKIPCRVVWRSENADLLTAHQERMKVSKGKMRERSTLVEHPFGTMKSRAGWSHFLLRGQEKVAAEFSLMALCYNLTRALNVLGFDRLLEEIKNKALFRLNRRSPELYLKAYKYYLFLQTIIIKAVVMTPDSLRVRFEVKESLAC, encoded by the coding sequence ATGGGAAGACAATACAAGAAAACACACTCCCGCGATCAAGGGGATTTGTTTCCGAGCCATATGGATGACTACGTGCATGAGAGGCATCCCATCAGAGCCCTTGATGCCTATGTTGAATGTTTAGACTTAGGAAAGCTCGGCTATCAACATACCTTAGAAAACAAGGTTAATAGCGGGCAGCCTGCCTACCCTCCCGGTGCGTTACTCAAGCTTTACCTCTACGGATATCTAAACCGCATTAAGTCGAGTCGTCGGTTGGAACAAGAGTGCCACCGTAATATAGAGGTGATGTGGTTAGTTCAAGGGCTTAAGCCAAGCTATAAGACGATCGCTAATTTTCGCAGCCAAAACCGGCGTGCGATTCGGGAGACTCATAAAGAGTTTATTTTATTCTGCAAGAAACTTTCGTTGTTTGGAGGCCAGTGCATTGCTATTGACGGCAGTTTCTTTAAAGGAAGCGCGAGCCGCAAGAGCTTTACGACCACCACAGGTCTCAAGAAGAAGCTCAAAAAGCTAGAGGCGCATATCGAGCAATGGCAGAACGAGCTAGATCAGCAAGATGCGCAGGAAAAGGAAGAAGAAAACAAGCCCAGTGATATTGAACTGGAAAAAGTGCTTCAGCAACTCGAAGACTGGAAAAAAGAAAAACAAGATAAAGAGAGCGAATTAAAAAGGTTAGAAAAATCTAAAAAAACACAAGAGAGCAGTACAGACAAAGATGCCCGTTTACTGAACAAAGGAACTCAAAAGGTATCCGGCTACAGCGTACAGATAGCAGTAGATAACAAGCATCACTTGATCGTTTGCGAAGAAGTCACAACGGAGCCAAACGACCTTAAACAATTGCACCCAATGTCGCTAAAAGCAAAGAAAATACTGAATTCAGATGAGTTAGAAGTGCTTGCTGATGCGGGCTATTACAGCGGGGCGCATATTGCTAAGTGTGTAAAAGATAAGATAACACCTTATGTTCCCAAGCCTAAAACGGGGGGTAAAGGGAAAAAGGGAAGGTACACAAAAGACCAGTTCATATATGATGCGAGGAAAAATCATTATGTGTGCCCTGCAGGAGAGTCATTAAACCAACGAGGGTCGCCCCGCACACAGAACGGACAAGTATTTCATCGCTTCAGTGCATCAGAAACAGTCTGTAAAAGCTGCCCCCAAAAAGCAAGCTGTCTTGGGGAGAAAATACCTTGCCGAGTCGTGTGGCGAAGTGAGAATGCAGACCTGCTCACAGCTCATCAAGAACGAATGAAGGTAAGCAAAGGAAAAATGCGCGAGCGAAGTACACTCGTTGAGCACCCATTTGGCACGATGAAATCTAGAGCAGGTTGGAGCCACTTCCTGCTAAGAGGCCAAGAGAAGGTAGCGGCTGAGTTTAGTTTAATGGCGTTATGTTATAATCTCACACGTGCACTTAATGTGTTGGGGTTCGACAGGCTCCTTGAGGAGATAAAAAATAAAGCTCTGTTTCGCCTTAATAGAAGGAGCCCAGAGCTATATTTAAAGGCCTATAAGTATTACCTGTTTCTACAGACAATAATTATAAAGGCCGTTGTAATGACGCCAGATTCGCTTCGAGTTCGTTTTGAAGTCAAAGAATCTCTTGCTTGTTAA